One segment of Nostoc piscinale CENA21 DNA contains the following:
- a CDS encoding Uma2 family endonuclease — translation MTATITQNYQITWEKLPEDYILPDEPVDNINQPALAAALTQSLELAGKLPINALTPTNYGICATLNGATVVKAPDWAYIPNITVSREEVIRSYTPQLEGDIPIIVIEFLSDKDGGEYSIKPTYPPGKWFFYECILKVPNYAIFEPASGNLEVYFLDNNTGRYTIQSPDENQHYWIADMNFYLGVWQGTHENRTGYWLRWWDENGQLLLWGSELVEQERQRAEQERQRAEQERQRAERLAAQLRAAGIEPQD, via the coding sequence ATGACAGCCACCATCACCCAAAACTACCAAATCACTTGGGAAAAACTACCCGAAGATTACATTCTGCCCGATGAACCAGTGGACAACATCAACCAACCAGCCTTAGCCGCAGCCTTAACCCAAAGCCTAGAACTAGCGGGAAAACTCCCAATTAATGCGCTGACACCAACAAATTACGGCATTTGCGCGACTTTAAATGGCGCAACAGTTGTCAAAGCTCCAGATTGGGCATATATTCCTAACATTACAGTCAGTAGAGAAGAAGTAATTCGTAGTTACACACCGCAATTAGAGGGAGACATCCCCATAATTGTGATCGAATTTCTTTCTGATAAAGATGGCGGAGAATATTCTATAAAACCAACTTATCCCCCTGGTAAATGGTTTTTTTACGAGTGCATTTTAAAAGTACCAAACTATGCCATTTTTGAACCAGCCAGCGGCAATTTAGAAGTTTATTTTTTAGATAATAATACAGGTAGATATACCATACAAAGCCCCGACGAAAACCAACATTACTGGATAGCCGACATGAATTTTTATCTGGGTGTATGGCAAGGTACACACGAAAATCGTACAGGCTATTGGTTGCGCTGGTGGGATGAAAACGGACAACTACTATTGTGGGGTTCAGAGTTAGTTGAACAAGAACGCCAACGTGCTGAACAAGAACGTCAACGCGCTGAACAAGAACGCCAACGCGCAGAAAGACTAGCAGCACAATTGCGAGCCGCAGGTATTGAACCACAAGATTAA
- a CDS encoding DUF6887 family protein, with protein MKPNFEAMTNKELTAYVLTHRDDDEAIRILFSRRNPPDSEATWYGPMFAEDGTPIEENIRIAEEAIRQRIEQAEKRKQDSQS; from the coding sequence GTGAAACCGAACTTTGAAGCAATGACTAACAAAGAACTGACAGCTTATGTACTTACACACCGGGATGATGATGAAGCTATTCGGATCTTATTTAGTCGCCGTAACCCTCCAGACTCGGAAGCGACATGGTATGGGCCAATGTTTGCTGAAGATGGTACACCAATTGAAGAGAATATTCGGATAGCAGAAGAAGCAATTAGACAACGTATTGAACAGGCAGAGAAAAGAAAGCAAGATTCTCAAAGTTAG
- the radA gene encoding DNA repair protein RadA gives MPKPKTFYICNECGAESPQWFGRCPNCGTYNSLEEQITIQSSVDVPTRGGVSSWHKEQSNGKPNAKPAKPRASLTFDQISDRQVTRWESGYGELDRVLGGGVVPGSMVLIGGDPGIGKSTLLLQVSNQLAQRYRILYVSGEESGQQVKLRALRLGVSKPMNVVGNGNGKQADSDEDTEEVETSATPEAAEESEAADGISADLYVLPETDLEEILREIDSLRPNVAIIDSIQTVFFPALTSAPGSVAQVRECTAALMKVAKHEDITMLIVGHVTKEGAIAGPKVLEHLVDTVLYFEGDRFASHRLLRTVKNRFGATHEIGIFEMVEHGLREVSNPSELFLGNRDDPAPGTAIVVACEGTRPIVVELQALVSPTSYPSPRRAGTGVDYNRLVQILAVLEKRVGIPMSKLDSYVASAGGLSVVEPAVDLGVAIAIVASFRDRIVDPGTVLIGEVGLGGQVRAVSQMELRLKEAAKLGFKRAIVPKGTKFPDLNLEILPVSKVIDAIIAAIPHQTLEDSDFETDDDE, from the coding sequence ATGCCTAAGCCTAAAACCTTTTACATTTGTAACGAATGTGGTGCAGAATCTCCCCAATGGTTTGGTAGATGTCCTAATTGCGGAACCTACAATTCTTTAGAAGAACAAATTACGATTCAATCTTCTGTGGATGTCCCCACAAGAGGCGGAGTCAGCAGTTGGCACAAAGAGCAAAGTAATGGTAAGCCTAATGCTAAACCAGCAAAACCGCGGGCTTCCCTGACTTTTGATCAAATTAGCGATCGCCAAGTCACGCGCTGGGAATCTGGCTATGGAGAATTAGATCGAGTCTTGGGTGGGGGCGTTGTTCCCGGTTCAATGGTATTAATCGGTGGTGATCCGGGAATTGGGAAATCGACATTATTGTTGCAAGTATCCAATCAGCTGGCGCAGAGATACCGTATTCTCTACGTTTCTGGGGAAGAATCAGGACAACAAGTCAAATTGCGGGCTTTGCGTTTGGGTGTGTCTAAACCTATGAATGTAGTTGGGAATGGTAATGGTAAACAAGCTGATTCTGATGAGGATACAGAAGAAGTAGAAACATCTGCGACTCCAGAAGCAGCAGAAGAATCAGAAGCCGCAGACGGGATAAGTGCAGACTTGTATGTTTTACCAGAAACCGATTTAGAAGAAATTCTGCGGGAGATAGATTCCCTCAGACCAAATGTTGCAATTATCGATAGTATTCAAACAGTGTTTTTTCCGGCGTTGACATCTGCGCCCGGTTCGGTAGCCCAGGTGCGGGAATGTACCGCCGCTTTAATGAAGGTGGCAAAACACGAAGATATTACGATGTTAATTGTGGGACACGTCACCAAAGAAGGTGCGATCGCTGGGCCGAAAGTTTTAGAACACTTAGTAGATACAGTATTGTACTTTGAAGGCGATCGCTTTGCCTCTCACCGCTTATTAAGAACCGTGAAAAACCGCTTTGGTGCCACCCACGAAATCGGTATCTTTGAAATGGTAGAACACGGACTGCGAGAAGTTTCTAACCCTTCAGAGTTATTTTTAGGCAATCGTGATGATCCCGCACCTGGTACAGCAATTGTTGTGGCTTGCGAAGGTACACGCCCAATTGTAGTGGAATTACAAGCCCTTGTTAGTCCTACCAGTTACCCTTCCCCGCGACGGGCTGGAACTGGTGTAGACTACAACCGCTTGGTGCAAATTCTCGCAGTCTTAGAAAAACGTGTGGGAATTCCTATGTCTAAATTAGATTCTTATGTTGCTTCGGCGGGTGGATTGAGTGTAGTAGAACCAGCCGTAGATTTAGGAGTAGCGATCGCTATTGTTGCCAGTTTCCGCGATCGCATCGTCGATCCCGGTACAGTATTAATTGGGGAAGTCGGCTTGGGTGGACAAGTCCGCGCCGTTTCCCAAATGGAATTGCGGTTAAAAGAAGCAGCTAAATTGGGATTTAAGCGAGCGATCGTACCGAAAGGCACAAAATTTCCCGACCTTAATCTAGAAATCTTACCAGTATCCAAAGTAATTGATGCAATTATTGCTGCCATCCCCCATCAAACACTAGAAGATAGCGATTTCGAGACAGACGATGACGAATAG
- a CDS encoding DUF1838 domain-containing protein, with protein MVTTVKEFDAQQWVKTRSSLDANESTFLMWQGKIYSFIPGEKRKLLFKILGVSVSRCISTGEDSWDFTSRELTYYLNPETQEILPKWENPWTGQTVPVLHVANNPVQGHFKGKFPAQVEGDTTTFVFDIFPTYPNPLAEDPKFAEYSPYETYQAAELFKLSVPTADLFNSELNSVSQLKLSWDRIGQWLPWMKMGDRAGNLIYSAFGCKVAGLAELPQLLQDEINHRVPLYKQAPKAFSDGEDMTSWLYFQKHFDAYLAGEIFPLPAAEEL; from the coding sequence ATGGTCACAACAGTGAAAGAATTTGATGCACAACAATGGGTTAAAACTCGCTCTTCCCTCGATGCTAACGAATCTACATTTTTAATGTGGCAAGGCAAAATTTATAGTTTTATTCCTGGAGAAAAAAGAAAACTTTTATTTAAAATCTTGGGTGTGAGTGTTAGTAGATGTATTTCTACAGGAGAAGATAGTTGGGATTTTACTTCTCGTGAACTGACTTATTACTTGAACCCAGAAACACAAGAGATTTTACCCAAATGGGAAAATCCTTGGACTGGTCAAACTGTGCCTGTGTTACACGTTGCGAATAATCCCGTGCAGGGACATTTTAAAGGTAAATTTCCGGCGCAAGTTGAAGGAGACACCACAACTTTTGTCTTTGATATTTTTCCAACTTATCCAAATCCTTTGGCAGAAGATCCAAAATTTGCCGAATATAGTCCTTATGAAACTTATCAAGCCGCAGAATTATTTAAATTATCTGTTCCTACCGCAGATTTATTCAATTCAGAACTCAATTCTGTTTCTCAACTAAAGTTGAGTTGGGATAGGATTGGGCAATGGCTACCGTGGATGAAAATGGGCGATCGCGCTGGTAATCTCATCTATAGTGCTTTTGGTTGCAAAGTTGCTGGTTTAGCAGAACTACCCCAACTATTGCAAGATGAAATTAATCATCGCGTTCCCTTATATAAACAAGCTCCCAAAGCATTTTCCGATGGGGAAGATATGACTTCTTGGCTGTACTTTCAAAAGCATTTTGATGCGTATTTAGCCGGCGAAATCTTTCCCTTACCTGCTGCTGAGGAGTTGTAA
- a CDS encoding serine/threonine-protein kinase yields MTCCLDPACHNPPNSEGVIHCSSCGSPLIALRNRYRPIESIGGGGFGKTYLAEDIDKLNERCVIKQFAPQVQGTGALKKATELFEQEAKRLQQLGKHPQIPTLLAYFNEDKRLYLVQEFIEGQNLLKEIQQLGHFTEEKVRDVLLDLLDILKTVHQEKVIHRDVKPENIIRHNSGKLVLIDFGASKQLTATTITQGGTQIGSFGYAPMEQMQGGEAHPASDLYSVGATCFHLLSGIHPWELWKRQGYGWVFSWRDHLRQSVSQEFGRILDKLLQEESHQRYESVEELLKDLNPPPKPSITKIQPDFADFPPTQLPVNSHPTSQPPAIADSKTQAPIPEIAEELSGNSKVSPQPAKNTKLATQLLLGVVITLVGLQIYGYVRYRLFPTNPISVIICELSGKTSDMFLARTLTGHLNSVRFVIFTPDNKTLISASRDKTIKVWNLATGQLIRTLKGHTEGVSSVAISPNGQILVSGSRDKTIKVWNLATGQLIRTLEGHTEGVSSVAISPDGQILVSGSRDKTIKLWNLATGQLIRTLEGHTDWVSSVAISRNSQTLVSASNDKTIKLWNFATGQLIRTLEGHTEGVSSVAISPNGKTFASGSGDQTIKMWDILTGQEILNLKGHLSSVSSVVFSPDGETLVSASDQTIKVWNLKTVKEIRTLTSYSNGFSSLAISPDGKTLARGSIDNTIKIWRLP; encoded by the coding sequence ATGACCTGCTGCCTAGATCCAGCTTGCCACAACCCACCCAATTCCGAAGGCGTAATACACTGCTCTAGCTGTGGTAGCCCATTAATCGCATTAAGAAACCGCTATCGTCCAATTGAATCAATAGGTGGCGGAGGATTTGGTAAAACGTATCTAGCAGAAGATATCGACAAGCTCAATGAGCGTTGCGTCATCAAGCAATTTGCACCGCAAGTCCAGGGAACAGGCGCACTGAAAAAAGCTACAGAACTATTTGAACAAGAAGCAAAACGACTACAACAGTTAGGTAAACATCCGCAAATTCCCACACTGTTAGCGTATTTTAATGAAGATAAACGCCTTTACTTAGTGCAGGAGTTTATTGAAGGACAGAATTTATTAAAAGAAATACAACAACTAGGACATTTCACAGAAGAGAAAGTTAGAGATGTCTTGCTAGATTTGCTAGATATTCTCAAAACAGTGCATCAAGAAAAAGTCATTCACCGCGATGTTAAACCAGAGAATATTATTCGTCACAATAGCGGGAAGTTAGTACTTATTGACTTTGGTGCATCCAAGCAATTGACCGCAACGACCATAACGCAAGGCGGAACTCAAATTGGTTCTTTTGGTTATGCACCAATGGAACAAATGCAGGGCGGTGAAGCTCACCCAGCCAGTGATTTATATAGTGTTGGTGCAACCTGCTTTCATTTGCTGAGTGGAATTCACCCTTGGGAATTATGGAAACGACAAGGTTATGGTTGGGTTTTTAGTTGGAGAGATCATTTGCGGCAAAGTGTGAGTCAAGAATTTGGAAGGATTCTAGATAAATTGTTGCAAGAAGAATCTCATCAGCGTTATGAGTCAGTGGAGGAATTATTAAAAGATTTAAATCCACCACCAAAGCCTTCTATCACCAAAATCCAGCCAGACTTTGCAGACTTTCCACCAACACAACTACCAGTAAATTCACACCCAACCTCACAGCCACCTGCCATAGCAGATTCTAAAACTCAAGCACCCATACCAGAAATCGCAGAAGAGCTATCAGGTAATTCCAAAGTATCACCACAGCCAGCTAAAAATACTAAGTTAGCAACACAATTACTGCTGGGTGTTGTTATTACCCTAGTGGGACTTCAAATATATGGTTATGTCCGTTATCGCTTGTTTCCGACTAATCCAATCTCTGTAATTATCTGTGAATTAAGCGGTAAAACCAGCGACATGTTCTTAGCAAGAACTCTCACAGGTCATTTGAACTCGGTTCGTTTCGTCATCTTTACTCCAGATAATAAAACTCTTATCAGCGCCAGTCGTGACAAGACCATCAAGGTGTGGAATCTTGCAACAGGACAGTTAATCCGCACTCTGAAAGGGCATACCGAAGGAGTTAGTTCTGTTGCTATCAGTCCAAATGGTCAAATTCTTGTCAGTGGTAGCCGTGACAAGACCATCAAAGTGTGGAATCTTGCAACAGGACAGTTAATCCGCACTCTGGAAGGGCATACCGAAGGGGTTAGTTCTGTTGCTATCAGTCCAGATGGTCAAATTCTTGTCAGTGGTAGCCGTGACAAAACTATCAAACTGTGGAATCTTGCAACAGGACAGTTAATCCGCACTTTGGAAGGTCATACCGACTGGGTTAGTTCTGTTGCTATCAGCCGAAATAGCCAAACTCTTGTCAGTGCTAGTAATGACAAAACCATCAAACTGTGGAATTTTGCAACAGGACAGTTAATCCGCACTCTGGAAGGGCATACCGAAGGGGTTAGTTCTGTTGCCATTAGTCCAAATGGTAAAACCTTTGCTAGTGGTAGTGGTGATCAAACTATCAAAATGTGGGATATTTTAACAGGACAAGAAATCCTCAACCTCAAAGGTCACTTAAGCTCAGTAAGTTCTGTGGTCTTTAGTCCAGATGGCGAAACCCTTGTCAGTGCTAGTGACCAAACCATCAAAGTGTGGAATCTTAAAACTGTAAAAGAAATCCGCACCCTCACATCTTATTCTAATGGGTTTAGTTCCTTGGCCATTAGTCCAGATGGTAAAACTCTTGCCCGTGGTAGTATAGACAACACCATCAAAATTTGGCGGCTACCTTAG
- a CDS encoding pentapeptide repeat-containing protein, with the protein MDAEQLKRSYDAGERYFPAANLSRARLISAYLPGINLWGADLSQANLAKAKLWGADLSQANLAQANLTRANLCGVKLKEANLRGAKLNFTKLYGADLSGAYYDDSTRFSRGFDPVKNNMRKF; encoded by the coding sequence ATGGATGCTGAACAACTCAAGCGCAGTTACGATGCAGGGGAGAGATATTTTCCAGCTGCAAATTTAAGTCGAGCTAGGTTAATTTCCGCTTACTTACCAGGAATTAATTTATGGGGAGCAGACTTGAGCCAAGCGAACCTAGCCAAAGCTAAACTCTGGGGAGCAGACTTGAGTCAAGCTAATTTGGCTCAGGCGAATTTGACAAGAGCTAATTTATGCGGTGTCAAATTAAAAGAAGCAAATCTCCGGGGTGCGAAACTCAACTTTACTAAGCTGTATGGTGCAGATTTAAGTGGTGCTTATTATGATGACAGCACGCGTTTTTCTAGAGGATTTGACCCTGTAAAAAACAATATGCGAAAGTTTTAA
- a CDS encoding GNAT family N-acetyltransferase produces MIRPSTPDDSAALIAIAVAAELFPANETEELSKVLASYFSGDIGDGHVWLTDEEDGEPCGVAYYAPAPFTDGTWDLLMIVVHPNYQRQGRGEALVKYVENALRASGQRILLVETSGLPSYDRARAFYKKCGFEEEARIRDFYKAGEDKVVFRKALNAE; encoded by the coding sequence ATGATTCGACCTAGTACGCCCGATGATTCAGCCGCATTAATCGCGATCGCTGTAGCAGCAGAACTATTCCCCGCCAACGAAACCGAAGAACTGAGCAAAGTGCTGGCCAGTTACTTTAGTGGTGACATCGGCGATGGTCATGTGTGGCTTACCGATGAGGAGGATGGGGAGCCATGCGGGGTCGCCTATTACGCACCAGCACCCTTTACGGATGGGACGTGGGACTTGTTAATGATTGTTGTGCATCCCAACTATCAGAGACAAGGGCGAGGAGAAGCGTTGGTGAAGTATGTGGAAAATGCCTTACGAGCAAGTGGTCAGAGGATTTTGCTGGTCGAGACTTCGGGACTTCCCAGTTATGATCGAGCGCGGGCTTTCTACAAAAAGTGTGGTTTCGAGGAGGAGGCGCGTATTCGTGACTTCTACAAAGCAGGGGAAGATAAGGTGGTGTTCCGCAAGGCGTTGAATGCGGAATAG
- a CDS encoding DUF456 domain-containing protein, translated as MQIIYWLLIALMVVGIIGAVVPAIPGSSLILTAIIIWGFVSGSFAAIKIPLIVTVIVLLLSIGVDFLASYLGAKQAGASKWGQIGAVVGLVLGILGLLPALPFGGPLLGMLFGPLLGAIVGEFIYRRELWPAVKAGLGIVVGTLVGNLIQGLLAVAAVAVFIVTTWPQVFGG; from the coding sequence ATGCAAATTATTTATTGGTTACTAATTGCCTTAATGGTTGTGGGAATTATTGGTGCTGTAGTGCCAGCAATTCCTGGTAGCAGCTTAATTTTAACTGCCATTATTATTTGGGGATTTGTTAGCGGTTCTTTTGCAGCGATTAAGATACCGTTAATAGTCACAGTAATTGTTTTGCTTTTAAGTATAGGTGTTGACTTTTTAGCCAGTTATTTAGGTGCAAAACAAGCAGGTGCTAGTAAATGGGGACAAATTGGCGCAGTTGTTGGTTTAGTATTAGGAATTTTGGGATTATTACCAGCTTTACCCTTTGGCGGGCCGTTACTCGGAATGTTATTTGGGCCGCTATTAGGCGCAATTGTGGGTGAATTTATTTACCGCCGAGAATTATGGCCAGCAGTGAAAGCAGGTCTTGGAATTGTCGTCGGTACATTAGTCGGAAATTTAATTCAAGGTTTATTAGCAGTAGCCGCAGTAGCCGTTTTTATCGTGACAACTTGGCCGCAAGTATTTGGTGGATAA
- a CDS encoding cofactor assembly of complex C subunit B, translating to MTKPDDPNRVLRRLPIVVGGLGAILLLINRILTPELTESQSRGDVLGVILSAVLILTGLIWQQVQPRSPDAVELIGEEGFILSEDLPEAVKTELAWASHLILTNTVTRSLVVVYQGKVLLRRGILGSKSEVVPGPIFKRVNRKTTASYLVALNLYPGRIEFDYLPENTQGVICQPIADQGVMILGANAPRSYTKQDENWIAGIADKLAVTLQQISFDAS from the coding sequence ATGACTAAACCTGATGATCCCAATCGAGTTTTGCGCCGTTTGCCCATAGTTGTTGGTGGGTTAGGCGCTATACTTTTGCTGATTAACCGTATATTAACCCCAGAACTCACAGAATCCCAATCACGTGGCGATGTGTTGGGGGTGATATTGAGTGCTGTGTTAATTTTAACAGGGTTAATTTGGCAACAAGTACAGCCGCGATCGCCTGATGCGGTGGAACTGATTGGGGAAGAAGGTTTTATCCTGTCAGAAGACTTACCAGAAGCCGTGAAAACAGAACTAGCCTGGGCATCTCACTTGATATTAACGAATACCGTCACGCGATCGCTGGTAGTTGTATATCAAGGCAAAGTTTTGTTACGTCGCGGTATTCTGGGTTCTAAATCAGAAGTCGTACCAGGGCCAATCTTCAAACGAGTTAATCGAAAAACAACAGCCAGTTATTTAGTCGCTTTAAACCTCTACCCAGGCAGAATAGAATTTGATTACTTACCCGAAAATACCCAAGGGGTAATTTGTCAACCAATTGCCGATCAAGGTGTGATGATTTTAGGAGCAAATGCACCCAGAAGTTACACTAAGCAAGATGAAAATTGGATTGCTGGCATTGCTGATAAATTAGCTGTCACTCTTCAACAAATCAGCTTTGATGCTTCATAA
- a CDS encoding GGDEF domain-containing protein, whose protein sequence is MSQQKLTLKNLEKLARTDALTGLHNRSFFLELVNLEIHKSLRHQEPITIAYFDVDNFKLVNDQFGHTVGDRLLCLVAENARNNLRKIDVIARLGGDEFAILLPRTGYEASEVVLQRLHRTLSSVMQAENWPVTLSIGAITFIKPPASVTEMLERADNLMYGAKKKGKNLLHHELATD, encoded by the coding sequence TTGTCGCAACAAAAACTCACATTAAAAAATTTAGAAAAACTAGCGAGAACAGATGCTTTAACAGGACTGCATAACAGGTCATTTTTTTTAGAGTTAGTAAATCTTGAAATTCATAAATCTTTAAGACATCAAGAACCAATAACTATTGCATATTTTGATGTTGATAACTTTAAACTTGTTAACGATCAGTTTGGTCATACTGTTGGCGATCGCCTGCTATGTTTAGTTGCAGAAAATGCAAGAAATAATCTACGTAAAATTGATGTCATCGCCAGACTTGGTGGTGATGAATTTGCAATTTTATTACCACGTACTGGTTATGAAGCATCCGAAGTAGTGTTACAGAGATTACACAGAACTCTATCATCTGTGATGCAGGCAGAAAATTGGCCTGTCACCTTGAGTATTGGCGCAATTACCTTTATTAAACCACCAGCTTCAGTCACCGAAATGCTCGAAAGAGCCGATAATTTAATGTATGGTGCTAAAAAAAAGGGGAAAAATCTGCTACACCACGAATTAGCAACTGATTGA
- a CDS encoding ATP adenylyltransferase family protein, whose translation MLKGEILLKAGTLWTSVQASTLHALKCGALLSIPTEFEFVEQDGVNFLVRILSNLTRKDAAKKQQDKQTSAGKDFNPFLPYEQDLFVADISDTHVCILNKFNVVDYHLLLITRAFEEQESLLTLEDFAALLACLADFDGLAFYNSGKTAGASQRHKHLQIVPLPLAPTGMQIPIEPLLASAELKDGVGKISQLPFVNAFAILDPNWVESPLTSAAAIWQVYHNLLSAVEIEIVDSRTPSAAYNLLATKEWMMIVPRSQEKFQSISVNSLGFAGALLVKNEQEMQLLKNTGPMNILKEVAVKKSIVKST comes from the coding sequence ATGCTCAAGGGAGAAATTTTACTAAAAGCTGGCACTTTATGGACAAGTGTCCAAGCAAGTACACTACATGCTCTCAAATGTGGGGCGTTGCTTTCTATTCCGACAGAATTTGAATTTGTTGAGCAAGATGGCGTTAACTTTTTAGTCCGAATTTTATCGAACCTTACCCGCAAAGACGCAGCCAAGAAACAACAAGATAAACAAACTTCTGCTGGTAAGGATTTCAACCCTTTCCTTCCCTATGAACAAGATTTATTTGTGGCGGATATTTCCGATACTCATGTCTGTATTTTGAACAAATTCAACGTTGTTGACTATCATCTACTCCTCATCACCCGTGCTTTTGAAGAACAAGAAAGCCTACTCACACTAGAAGATTTTGCGGCTTTATTGGCTTGTTTAGCTGACTTTGATGGTTTAGCTTTTTACAACAGTGGTAAAACCGCAGGCGCTAGTCAGCGACACAAACATTTGCAAATAGTACCTTTGCCACTCGCTCCTACTGGAATGCAGATACCTATTGAACCATTACTAGCATCAGCAGAATTGAAAGATGGTGTAGGAAAAATATCGCAACTACCGTTTGTTAACGCTTTTGCAATTTTAGATCCTAATTGGGTGGAATCTCCGTTAACCTCAGCAGCAGCTATCTGGCAGGTATATCACAATTTGTTAAGTGCTGTGGAGATAGAAATAGTTGATAGTCGAACACCATCTGCGGCTTACAACTTACTAGCAACTAAAGAATGGATGATGATTGTACCGCGATCGCAAGAAAAATTCCAATCAATTTCTGTCAACTCATTAGGATTTGCTGGTGCATTACTAGTGAAGAATGAACAAGAAATGCAACTCCTCAAAAATACAGGGCCAATGAACATTTTGAAAGAAGTTGCTGTAAAAAAGTCAATAGTCAAATCTACATAG